The sequence below is a genomic window from Sorangiineae bacterium MSr12523.
CCCGCACGAGTGCGCCCGAGCAGGACGTAAAAGCCGCCCGGCTCCAGGGTCATACTGATGTTGGATAGGTAGGTTTCTCCGTCGACGATTCGGGTGACGTGATCGAGCTCGATCCCTTGCTTCACGGCGTCCTCAAACGCCGCAAGCTATCGGAGAACGCTTTTTGAATCCAGCTTTACTCCTGAGTTACATCTCAAGCTCGCGCTCAAGCTCGCATGGCTCGCATGGCGTTCAGAGTTGAGGCCCCCGTCGCAGGACAGGGAGCGATCGCAGCTCGTGCTCTCCAAAGACGCGGGAACGCACGATGAACCGGACGCCACTTGGCGCCTCGAGCGAGAACCCGCTGCCTCGCCCGGGCACCACGTCGAGCGTGAGCTGGGTGTGCTGCCAATAGTCGAACTGCGCGCCCCCCATGTAAAACGCGCAGCCGCCCACCTCGCCGAGGTAGACGTCGTTGACGCCAATGCGAAATTCTCCAATCGGATAGCACATGGGTGCGCTGCCATCGCAGCACCCTCCCGACTGGTGGAAGAGGAGCGGCCCATTCTCCTCCTTCAACGAGGCAATCAGCTCGAGGGCCGCCTCGGTTGCAAGCACTCGGGGAATCAACATCTTTCTTTTGCCGTCTAGAAGAGCCCCATCGCTTTTGGTGAATAGCTGACGAGTAGGTTCTTCGTCTGCTGGTAGTGCTGAAGCATCATCAGGTGCGTCTCGCGTCCGATGCCGGACTGTTTGTACCCGCCGAACGCCGCGTGCGCCGGGTAGAGGTGATAGCAATTCGTCCACACGCGCCCCGCGTGGATGGCGCGGGCTGCGCGGTACGCCTTCGTTCCATCGCGCGTCCACACGCCGGCGCCCAGACCGTAGAGTGTGTCGTTCGCAATCGAGATGGCATCGTCGAAGTCTTTGAACGACGTGGTGGAGACCACGGGCCCGAAGATTTCCTCCTGGAAGATGCGCATCTTGTTCTGCCCCGCCAGAATCGTGGGCAGGACGTAGTAGCCACCGGAGAGCTCCCCGGAGAGTTTGACGCGTTCACCGCCGAGGAGAACTTTGGCGCCTTCTTTTTTCCCGATATCGATGTAGCTGAGAATCTTTTCGAGCTGATCATTCGAGGCCTGCGCGCCCACGGTGGTGGTCGTATTCAGCGGATGGCCGGGCACGTGGCGCTTCGTGCGGGCAATCGCGCGCTCCAGGAAGCCTGCGTGGATGTTCGCCTGAATGAGGGCGCGCGAGGGGCAGGTGCACACCTCGCCCTGGTTGAGCGCGAACATGGCGAAGCCTTCGAGGCACTTGTCGAAAAAGTCGTCACTGTAGGAGACGACGTCGTCGAAGAAGATGTTCGGCGACTTGCCGCCGAGCTCCAAGGTCGCAGGAATGAGGTTCTCGGAGGCGTACTGCAGAATGAGACGTCCCGTGGTGGTCTCGCCGGTGAATGCGATTTTCGCGATGCGCGGGCTCGATGCGAGCGGCTTTCCTGCCTCTACACCGAAGCCGTTCACCACGTTCACCACGCCCGGCGGAATGAGATCGCCAATGAGCTCCATCAAGAGGAGGATCGACGCGGGCGTTTGCTCGGCGGGCTTGAGGACCACGCAGTTTCCTGCGGCCAGCGCGGGCGCGAGCTTCCACACCGCCATGAGAATGGGAAAATTCCACGGAATGATCTGCCCCACGACACCGAGTGGCTCGTGGAAGTGGTACGCCACCGTGTCGTGATCGAGCTCGGCCACCGCGCCCTCCTGAGCGCGAATGGCGGCGGCGAAATAGCGAAAGTGATCCACGGCCAGAGGGATGTCCGCGGCCAAGGTTTCGCGCACCGGCTTGCCGTTGTCCCACGTTTCGGCGACGGCCAACATTTCCAGGTTCTGTTCGATGCGATCGGCGATGCGATTCATCATCAACGCGCGATCCGCAGGCGACGTCATGCCCCAGCGCGACTTGACCTTGTGCGCCGCATCGAGCGCACGCTCCACGTCTTCCGCCGTCGAGCGCGGTACGTCGCAAAAGCCGTGACCCGTGACCGGCGTGATGTTCTCGAAGTACCTGCCCTTGACCGGCGGACACCACTCGCCGCCGATGAAGTTCTCGTAGCGCGACTTGAACTGCACCTTGGAATCGGACTGGTTCGGCGAGGAGTAGAGCATCGGGGTCCCCTGTAAAATGTCGGTCGCGGCACGGCCGCGGGTCTCCGGCAAAAATGACGCGCCCGGTACTTCGCAATGCACGTGCCGCCCTGTTGCGGTGCATTTTTCCCGCGAATCACGCCTGCACCTCCTATTGAGCTCGCAATATTTACGCATCGCGTCATGTCGAATTATCGGACATTTTACGCTTGACGCGCAGAGCTAGCTGTACTGCGAGGTCGCTCTAGCTCGGTCTTCCGCAGGCGGATACATTTGGAAGGGTGCTGGTTTTGACCGATCCCGGTGACGTAGAGGGCCGCACCGATCAACGGCGGGCACTCGCGTCACGGTTCGCGCGCGTGGAGGCATATGGACTTCGACGCGACGGCGATGACTATCCGATCGGTCCGAGCGATGCGGCCCTCGCTGATCGACGCGCCCGCATGGAGAGCATCTTCCGCGAGGAGCATCGGCGCCTCGCACAATTGCCTGGAAGCTTGGCAAATCGCTCGGTGTGCGCGCTCGTCTCGGATCAAGACGGGGTCATCCTTTCGCTGCACGACGGTGTCTCGTTTCGCGACACAGCCACACGGGTGCGGCTCGTCGAGGGCGCCGATTGGAGCGAACGCGCGCGCGGCGTCAACGCCATCGGGACGGCCATCGCCGAGCGGACGCCGGTCGCGGTGATCGGGCCTGCGCACTTCGAGCTGCGCAACGCGGGCCTCTTCTGCTACGCGTCGCCCATCTTCGATCCGCACGGCCGGCTCGTGGCCGTGCTCGACGTCACGGGGCCGATGGAGCGGCACGATGCCGGCTTCGAGCTGGTCGTGCGAACGAGCGCGATGTCCATCGAGCGCTCGCTGCGGGCGATCACGTATGCGCGCGCGGGATTCCGCAACTTGGGCGCCATCGAGCACCTGGTGAGCCGCGCCAGCGGGCCGACCATTCTCGTGGAGCCCCGCGGCCCGGTGTCGATCCACAACGAGGCCGCCCGCAGTTCGCTCTTGTCGGGGCGCGCGTTCGTCGATTGCCAGACGCTGTTCGGGATGGATTTCGACGAACTCGCGCGGATGGCGCGCGACGGTGGCGAGCCGCGATTCGAGACGCGCGATGGCGTTTTCCGCGTGAAGCTCGATCCGTTACTGGACGAGGGGGAGCACCCCTTCGGCATCATCGTGCACTTCGACCCCGTGGCGCGGGCGCCGCGACCGCCGGCGAAGGCTCTCGAACCCGCGACCAAAGAGGAGCTACCCGCACCGTTCGCGGAGATCTTCGCCACGGACGAAGCCGTGGTGAGCTCGAAATACCTGGCGGCCAAGTTCGCGAAGACCCAGTTGCCCGTGCTTCTTTTGGCGGAGACCGGGACGGGCAAGGAGCTGTTCGCGCGCGCTATTCACGCGGCGAGCGAGTGCGGGAGCGGCCCCTTCATCGCGGTGAACTGCGGCGCGGTCGCATCGACGCTGCTGGAGAGCGAGTTGTTCGGCTACGCACCCGGCGCCTTCACGGGCGCAGGACGGCGGGGCTCGGACGGCCTTCTGGGTGCGGCCCATGGCGGGACGCTGTTCCTCGACGAGATAGCCGAGATGCCCGCACCGCTGCAGGCATCGCTGCTGCGCGCGCTCGACGATGGCTCGTACCGGAGGCTCGGCGATTCGCGGCCGCGTAGGTCGGCGTTTCGTTTGATCGGAGCGACGTACCGCGATCTCGGTGCGATGGTCGAGCAGGGCGACTTCCGCACGGACCTTTTCTTCCGTCTCCACGGCGCGTGCATCCGCATCGCCCCGCTGCGCAATCGGACGGATCGCCTGGGCCTCGCGCAGGCGCTGCTCGAGAAGCATCATTCCGGCGGTGCCGGGGTGCCGAAGCTCGCGCGCTCCGCCGTTGCGTACTTGGAAGAGCACTCGTGGCCAGGCAACGTGCGCGAGCTGCGCAATGCGCTGGCCTACGCCGTGGCGCTCGCGGGCGATGGCCCCATCGAGCGCCACCACCTTCCCGAGCGGCTCGTGGGCTCCGGTTCTCCGACGCGCACGCGCGCCGAGGTGCTGCGCGAGGCAGCGGAGGAGGCGGTGCGCGCCTCCGGTGGAAACATCAGCGATGCCGCGCGCAAACTCGGTGTTGCGCGCGACACGCTGTACCGCATGCTGAAGAAGAAGTAGCTAGCGCGTAGCTACCTGTTCCCCTTCATGCGCTGAACCTGGCGCGACATCTTTCCCATCATGCGATTGCGCTGCTTTTGCTGGCGCGCCTCGTCGGTGCCCCGTCGTGCGCTGAGCCAACGCTGCTCCGCCTCGAGCTTTCGCCACGAGAGGAAGCGGTCTTCGGAGAGCTCTCCGGAGGCGAGTGCACCGAGTATCGCACAGCCGGGCTCCGTCTCGTGTTTGCAATCGCGGAAGGCGCATGCCTCCGCGAGCGCGTCGATCTCGTCGAAGCCGCGAGGGCTCGCGGCCACGTCGTCCGACCAGAGCGCGAGCTCGCGCAGGCCGGGCGTGTCGATGAGGAGTGCACCACTCGGCAGGACGAAGAGCTCGCGATGCGTGGTGGTGTGCCGCCCGCGCTCGTCGGCCACGCGCACGGCGCCTTCGCGCTGATGGCCCTCCTCTTCCAGGAGGCAGTTGGTCAGCGCCGACTTGCCAACCCCGGAGGCTCCGACCATGGCCAGTGTTTCCCCGCGGCGTGCGAGGGCACGAATCGAATCGATGCCCGCGCCGGTCGCGGCACTGGTGATGATCATCTGCGTGGAGCCGGCGACCTCGCTCACGGCGTGGAACAGCGGCTCGGGGTTCTCGCAAAGGTCCGCCTTGTTGAGAACGATGACCGGGGTGGCGCCGCCTTCGAGCACGGTGGCCACGAAGCGCTCGATGCGGCGGACATTGAGCTCCGCCGTGAGCGCGCTCACGATGAGCACCGTGTCGACGTTGGCCACGAGGACTTGCGGTCGCGTGCGGCGTCCTGCCTCTTTTCGCGTCAGCGATGACGTTCGCTCGAAGCGATGAACCACCGGCAGTGGCTCTGCCAGGCTATCGCCCCGAAGGCCTACCCAGTCGCCCACGACGGGCAGCTCGGAAGCGTCGACGGCGTCGTGGCGCAACTTGCCGGCGAGCACCGCGCGGCGGGTGCCGTGCGGACCGAGGACGTGAAGAAGACCGCGGCTCGCGAGAACGACGCGGGCCGGAACGACGTTTTCAAGGTGCTCGCCGAGCTGGCGATGCTGCGATTCGAAAAATGATGTCCATCCCAAGTGGGACATACGAGACACATCGTGTTGCAGATGCATGGGATTGAAATCCTCGTGACAGAGAGCCGTGTTCCTCTGCGTTGAAGTCAGGCGCGGCAATCCGCGTGCTTCCGGGGAGCGCTCGGACGCGATGCTTACGCAGTTGCCAACGGCGTGGTCTCAGCGGCTCGTTTCAGCCGCGCGGCCCGACGACATGCCGGCCTAGACGCTGTTGGCGCTCGAAAGTGGCGTCGGCGACGTGCGCCAACGTTTACCTGGTTCGCTCGAGTGGTTTGGCTTTACCCGCCAATGCAAGATTGGCAGGCGACAAGCGTCACGCGCGGTCGAGCGATAAGGCCCACATAATCTGCTGTGATTTCCATGGCCTTATCCCTTTCCGCCTGCGGCAACGCACGTACACGTCTCGCTCGAGGCGGTTCTACGATGACGCATGTGCACCATTCTGTCAACACAGGATGTGTGTTCGTTTTGATAGCTCGAAAAATTTCACTCGCCTCGGGACAACCGCCGGTGCCCATCAAATGTTGCGTGGCGAGTGTGAAAAAGACTGCATCCAGCGGGTGCTGCTAGCACAACAAGATTCATGGAAGCCGTCACACCCGGCCGGGGAGAGCTGGTCGTCGAGGTTCATGTGGCGGGGGGTGTGGCCATCGCGGGAACGGTGGCACTCGTTGGTGAAGGCACGGAGGGATTCGCCGTGGGCGATCCGATCGCGATCGATGCGCGCACCGTCGAGGTGCATGCGGGCCGGCGGGCCGTCGATGCGCGACTCGTCGTGTCGCTTCGCGCAGCGGTGGGTGCGTACCACGTGCTCGTGGACGTGGTGCGGCTGACCGCGGGTGAGACGCTGTTGATTCAGGACGCGGGCAGTGCGTTCGGGTTGCTCGCGGCGCAGTTCGCG
It includes:
- a CDS encoding DUF779 domain-containing protein → MLIPRVLATEAALELIASLKEENGPLLFHQSGGCCDGSAPMCYPIGEFRIGVNDVYLGEVGGCAFYMGGAQFDYWQHTQLTLDVVPGRGSGFSLEAPSGVRFIVRSRVFGEHELRSLPVLRRGPQL
- a CDS encoding aldehyde dehydrogenase family protein, whose protein sequence is MLYSSPNQSDSKVQFKSRYENFIGGEWCPPVKGRYFENITPVTGHGFCDVPRSTAEDVERALDAAHKVKSRWGMTSPADRALMMNRIADRIEQNLEMLAVAETWDNGKPVRETLAADIPLAVDHFRYFAAAIRAQEGAVAELDHDTVAYHFHEPLGVVGQIIPWNFPILMAVWKLAPALAAGNCVVLKPAEQTPASILLLMELIGDLIPPGVVNVVNGFGVEAGKPLASSPRIAKIAFTGETTTGRLILQYASENLIPATLELGGKSPNIFFDDVVSYSDDFFDKCLEGFAMFALNQGEVCTCPSRALIQANIHAGFLERAIARTKRHVPGHPLNTTTTVGAQASNDQLEKILSYIDIGKKEGAKVLLGGERVKLSGELSGGYYVLPTILAGQNKMRIFQEEIFGPVVSTTSFKDFDDAISIANDTLYGLGAGVWTRDGTKAYRAARAIHAGRVWTNCYHLYPAHAAFGGYKQSGIGRETHLMMLQHYQQTKNLLVSYSPKAMGLF
- a CDS encoding sigma-54-dependent Fis family transcriptional regulator produces the protein MLVLTDPGDVEGRTDQRRALASRFARVEAYGLRRDGDDYPIGPSDAALADRRARMESIFREEHRRLAQLPGSLANRSVCALVSDQDGVILSLHDGVSFRDTATRVRLVEGADWSERARGVNAIGTAIAERTPVAVIGPAHFELRNAGLFCYASPIFDPHGRLVAVLDVTGPMERHDAGFELVVRTSAMSIERSLRAITYARAGFRNLGAIEHLVSRASGPTILVEPRGPVSIHNEAARSSLLSGRAFVDCQTLFGMDFDELARMARDGGEPRFETRDGVFRVKLDPLLDEGEHPFGIIVHFDPVARAPRPPAKALEPATKEELPAPFAEIFATDEAVVSSKYLAAKFAKTQLPVLLLAETGTGKELFARAIHAASECGSGPFIAVNCGAVASTLLESELFGYAPGAFTGAGRRGSDGLLGAAHGGTLFLDEIAEMPAPLQASLLRALDDGSYRRLGDSRPRRSAFRLIGATYRDLGAMVEQGDFRTDLFFRLHGACIRIAPLRNRTDRLGLAQALLEKHHSGGAGVPKLARSAVAYLEEHSWPGNVRELRNALAYAVALAGDGPIERHHLPERLVGSGSPTRTRAEVLREAAEEAVRASGGNISDAARKLGVARDTLYRMLKKK
- the rsgA gene encoding ribosome small subunit-dependent GTPase A — translated: MHLQHDVSRMSHLGWTSFFESQHRQLGEHLENVVPARVVLASRGLLHVLGPHGTRRAVLAGKLRHDAVDASELPVVGDWVGLRGDSLAEPLPVVHRFERTSSLTRKEAGRRTRPQVLVANVDTVLIVSALTAELNVRRIERFVATVLEGGATPVIVLNKADLCENPEPLFHAVSEVAGSTQMIITSAATGAGIDSIRALARRGETLAMVGASGVGKSALTNCLLEEEGHQREGAVRVADERGRHTTTHRELFVLPSGALLIDTPGLRELALWSDDVAASPRGFDEIDALAEACAFRDCKHETEPGCAILGALASGELSEDRFLSWRKLEAEQRWLSARRGTDEARQQKQRNRMMGKMSRQVQRMKGNR